GAGAAGCTGTAAAGTTAACGCAGCTTATCCTTTATGCAAAGTTCATTAGAGTTGCACTTGCGAGTTGAATTCAGGAATTTAAATAAGGGACTTGTGTGAAGTTATGCATAAATATTTTTTTAAAGTTATTATTGTCTTTTTATTTTGCATATTGATTGGAACTATTCCTCCAGCTTTTGCCGCTAAACGAGAGATTGTTCTGGTTACTTATAAGCCTTTAAGTCAGCCGGATGGGAAATTTTTGTCCCTCGTCTATAGTGAGGTGTTTCGAAGACTCGGAAGGGCTTTGTCGTATAAAGTTTATCCCGCTAAACGGTGTGAACTAATGTCTAATTCTGGGAAGGTCGATGGAGATTTATCAAGGATACATGGCTATGGTGATTATCACCCAAATTTAGTTAGAGTAGAGGAAGGTCATTGGGATTCCGGGTTTTTGGCAGTTGGAATTAATCCAGAGATTAAGCTCGATGGTTGGAGTAGTTTAAATGGAACGGACTATAGAGTTGTATACCGAAGAGGTATTAAAGGGTGTGAAGTCAATCTTCCAAAATACGTTAATGCTTCAAAATTAGATATAGTATCAAGTGTTAATAGTGGGTTTAGCAAAGTTCTTCGTAATTGGTCCGATATTTATGTGGGGGCAGATATGAATATTGTAAACGCTCTCAAAAGTGAAACGTTTGAAAAAGCTGAGTTGAATATAATTGGAGTTATGGATAAATTTTCAGCACATTTATATCTTCATAAAAAAAATAGAATTTTAGCTCCCAAAATAACGAAAAGACTTAAGTCTATGAAAAAAGATGGAACAATTGCAAAGTTTAGAAAACAAGCTGGGCTAAAATCATATTTTGATAAACAGTAATTTTGAACACGTTTAAGATCATTTTATTTTTTAGATAAAAAAACTCCGGTAGGAGTTAACTCTGTGATGTCTGGGTTGTTCGTAAGCTTTGTGCTGTTGAAGATGCTCGTGAAGCAAAGAAAAGGGCTGTAGATGTATTTGATAAATTTCCAATAACTTACTGCTTAAAATAAAGTTTTGTTATAAAAATTATATATTGATTTGAATTTAGGCTTATTAAAAGGAGATATCACTATGAGTAATTTAACACGACGCAATTTTTTAAAAAGTAGTTTAGGGGCAAGCGGGGCGCTATTACTTTCCTCTACAGCTTTTGCAGGGGAAAAAGAAAAAAAAGAAAAACATAAAAAGTTAGAAAAAGATCCAGTATACGCTCTGGAAGAAATTGATGATCTGATAAATAAGCTGGAAAAAAAAGGCCGTAAATTTAGAGCTGATCAATTGGATGCGGACAATGAAGCTCAATGGGATCGACTTGTTGAATATTATTTTGACCGTGATGACTATAGTTGTCTTTCAGTCAATTCAGCAAATCTTTGCCCTTCTATGAAGCCGGTCAGCAAAATGGTGGATCTTGTTCAGGATATGTTAAAAAAGGACATTTCCTTTCCCATGAGAGGCGAACTTGCAGACGCTAGTCTCAGCAGAGGGCTTGATTCCATCAAAAATTGGCTTGGACTGGGAAAACAGGAATATGAAGCTGATTATTTAATGGCTTTGGTTGCAAATTCAACTCAGGGTAATAACTTTATTAATAACGGTTTGATGTCTTCTAAATTTTTTAATCCTGAAAAAGATAACGTAGTTGTCTGGGATGTAAACCATCCAACCAACTACCAAGCGTGGGAATATCGAAAAGCAACTCAGGGGTGGAGTGATGATTCAATTCGGATATTGAGAACGAAAATGTTCAGCAATTCCGTAACATCACAAGAGCTTGAAAATGGAGTATTGCCCTCCGATCCGAAATCCGAAGATGATATCATCAAGGCATTGAAACAGACGGTAGATAAAAACACAAAAATTGTGACTTTATCATGGCAATCCAATGAATGTGGTATGCTTTTACCTATGGAACGCATCGTCCACGAGCTTAGAGCCATTAATAAGGATATGCATATTCATGCAGACAGTGCGCAGACTTTTGGAGTTTTAGACTTAAAACTTGGAGATTTAGACGTAGACAGCATAACCGGTAGTTTCCATAAATGGCCTTGTGGTCCTAAAATGGTCGGCCTTCTGTACATGAACAATAAGTCAAATGCTGCTGAACGATTCATCCCTAGTGAATGGGGATATGACGAACATATCAAGACCCCTGAGGATTACGGCTTTATGGCCAAAGATGGAGTTATTGATCCTAATGCCAAGCGTTTTTCCTATTTAGGTCAGCAGAATGATGCGACTCTTGTTGCTACTTGGATGACAGCTTTATTCCACACAGGAAAACTGCACCCTAATGTTACCCCTGCTAAAATTGAAAAAAGAATTCATTATTTAGGAACTAAAACCAAAGAAGCTCTGTTCAAAAATCTACCTAGAATCTATCCGGATTTTAATGAAAAAGAAGCGTACAAATGGATTAGCACTCCAACTACTGATGATAATTTGCGTAGCTCTGTCTTTTTATTCAAATGTCCGCAGGGAGTACAGGCTGGGAATGTGATCAAAAATGTATATGAAAAGCATCAATTGGCCATTGCAAACTTGAAAGTGCTAGGCCATGATTTAATCAGAATATCTCCAACATTTTGCAATACCGCTAATGACGTAACTCAAGTAGTAGAAGGTACAATTGATGTTATTTACAACATGCAAAAAGGTAAATTAGCGAATAATACTATTTACCGTTCTTATGCTTAAAAAATATTTGAAATAATTACTTTCAGTTTTTATATGGATTTCCTCATAATTTATTTATGAGGAAATCCTTTTTTTGGGGCATGTATATAAAATTGATTCGTCAATTTTATTTTTTCCCGGGTTAACTCTTTTGGCGTTTTACTTAATCCGCATTTGTAACGTTTAACGAACTTAAAAACCTTTTTCATATCGGTATTATGCCGATATGAAAAAGGTTTTTACATAAAGTATTACTGTTGTATCAAAACTTTTTGTCCGTTGAAGTGGATATTCTTTTCAGGAATTTTTATCCCCATTCCTTCGAGCACTTCAAGGAGTTCTCCGAATACAAAGTCATCTGCAGGAACTCCTTCAGCCAATTTTAAAATAAGATTTTCAGATTTTATTTCAGAGAATTGAATCATTTCCGGATTAAGAGTTTTTTTAACTTTGTACATAGTTCTCTTGGAATTTAGATGCACACTAACAGTTACAGGCAGTGCTTTTTCTTTTTGTGCATGGACCTGGGCCATGGAGGCCATTCTTCTTATTTGTTTTTTGGCTTTATTCATAAGCAGGGATGCTGCGCTAGATGCCACTTCTGTTAACCCGTCACGAATGGCTACACTGGGTTGTCCTTCAGGAACCATAACCATAAAATCCTGACTGCCCACAGATTTAGTTTCTCCTGAATTTAAATCATATAGAGAAATGGCTATAGCTGCTTTCAATTCTCGTGTGGTCTGATCAAAATATAAAGACGCAATTCTATAATAAAGAATAATTGTATTTTGCGCTGCAAATTTTGTTCGAACAATATTCAAAAGTCTTCTGTTTATTACAAAATCTTCTGATTCTCCATCAAAGTAAACTCCGACCAGCGGGTCATCGTTTGACATCCTCATCTTCTGGAATTCATTAAAAGTATCCAGTCTGGTAAGTTTAAGTCCTTCCTGATTTGCTTTACTGATTATTGTATCCCTGATTGCCCGTTGGTACGAAGTATAGAAAACCACAAACGGTCCTAAACCGCGCAGTTTTCTTACTCCTGAAGAATCCTCCGGATTGAGGATCATAGATATATTAGCCTTTGATGGCGGTTCTTCCATGATCAGGATAACAACCTTTGCTGCTCCGCTTTGTGGTCCGCAACCCAATTCTTCAAGAGTGTAGTTAAGTTTCTCATCATCAATGCGTATTAGATATGACGCTTCCATAGAATCGCCAATCTGAGAAATGCCTTGAGATGTGACTCGTTTGATAAAAGCGGCCCTGTCATCAACTAACTGCTTGGCACATGATGTACCTACGGCTGCGGGGCTGACTCGTTTCAGATAGCTGATTATAGCTTGTTTTCCAGCTAGAAGCTTTGCTTGTTTTTTCGCTTTGAAACTGCGTTTACCTTTTACTGTGACGGAAACACCGATATCTTCGTAGGCATTTCCGATTGAGGCTGTTAACATAAAAATGAGAACAGCAAGTACGATGGCTGTTGTTTGTGAAACTCGGTAAGTCATTTCAGCCACCTAATTACTCATTTTTGTTGTTTCTTGAGAGTCCTCTAGCGCCCTGTAAGCTTCACTATTTCTAGCATCCATATCCAAAGCAAGTGTGCAACGTCCTATGCCGTCAGCAAAATCCTGATCTGTATTTGCATACTCATTGAAACCAAAGCGATATATTTCTAAAGACCTGTTAAAGTCTCCAATCCCTTCAAACGATAACGCTAAATTGTATATATCGCTTAAGTGGCCGTCCAAGTATGAGTTTGCTGAACTAGTTATTTCTTCTAAGCTCGGTTTGACAAATGGAATCCTTTTTTCAGCAGGAAGTTCTGCTTGCTTTTCAGCATATTCAGCTTGCATCTTTCTGATAAGCATTTCTTTAGTTATTTCTTCAAACTCCAGAGAGTCTAAAAGTTGCTGAGCTAGCTCTGTATCTTTATTAGCGATTTTAAGAGCCAAATACTTAGTTAACCCCCTAAAAGCTTCAGTCATGAACATGGTTTGTGTTTTTTTGTCGAGGCCATGCATCGAAATGTCAAATTCTTCGGAATGAGGTTGAATTAAGTTCTTCAAGCGTGTGGAAACAGTATTTGCCAGGTCATTTTTCATACCCACAGAGGTAGGTATGCTTTCGGTTATGTTGGTCACTTCATTGTCTAAAGCTGTTTTTCCTTGAGAAGCGGAGCTTGGAGTCCATAAACTTGTTAGTTGGGAAATATCGGGAAAACCGAATCCTTCTTTTGTCGTTAAAGTTGTTATTCTGTTTTTGGCTTTTTTAAATGCTATAAGCTCAGTATTTGTTGAAAAATGACCATTACTAATGATTGCCGGTTTTTTTGCAATTTCAAAAACCTGTGCAACTTTTTCAACTTGCCCTTTAGGGGTGAGTCTATAAACCGACAAACTCATCATTAAACTTGCTGTAACAGTTCTATAGTGCGATTTATAAAAAGTATCTCGCTTCTGAGTAACCAAAGATTTAGAACAATAAATAGGTTTTCCTTCATCTGTTTTTCCACATACATATTCCCTGACAACCCATCTAGACAGGGACATTTTACTTGGCATGTAATTTTTATATTCATCAGAAATCTGCCACCAAACTTGCCCGTAAAGAACACCGTCCAGGCGGTCGCCCGGTTTTGCTCTTTTATTGATTTTGACAAGTTTTTTTTCCAGAGCTAAATCTACCAGCTGAAAATGAGGCTCGCTATAGAGAGTGTTTTCCACACAGCGGCGAGCTAGTTCGCAAGCCTTTTTGTCTGCGGTATATTTGCCGGTTGCAAGGTTTGGAGAAACAGAATTGAAAGGCAATACCGCAATTTTACTGATACCTGATATTTTGATTTCGCCCGGGGCAAGTAGTTTTATTTTTACTTTCGGTGCACAGCCAGAAATCATGCAGACCATGGTAAGTAAAATTGTAAAAGCAATGTATATTTTACGCATTTATTGATCCTCGTATTTCTTCTGCTGGTAGTTATTTATTTTAGTAGGATCCTTAAGACAGCTTGAAGCCGTTACTAATTTTTTGACCCGCAAAAAGGATTCGCTTGCACTAATGTTTTCAGGATCTGCTTTTGCTGCCATTTCATAGTATGCCAAGGCTTCATTTCTATCCCCGATAATTTCCAAGATAATTCCCATGTTTTCATAATCAGGAGAATAGTCTTTTGTTGTATCGATCAGATCATTGATTCTTTCCTGTTCGAGAGAGACTTTCTTTTCTGGATCTTCAGCGCTTGCAATTAATTGATCATATTTCGAATTAATCTCTGCTGACAATTTATCCATAGTTTTTTCTTCTGCTTCAACAATCGGCCCAAGCTTATTAAATGCGTCATAAAAAGCAGTACCCTTTACCAAGGCCACTACGGAAGAATCACCTTTTTCATTGACTAACAGAGATCTTGATTCCCGGTGCGGAGATATGTCCATTACAATTTTTGAGATTGCGTCGTTGAATAGATTTTGTGCAACTTCAAGATAAGGAGCTTCCGAGTTACTACCGGCATCACCACCAGCTTTATTTTCAAATTCAAGATCGTCAAATTTTCTAGAATAGAGTTTTTTCCCGGAGCAGTCATATAACGTACAAACTAAGCTGCCTTTTGCTTTAACTTCAATATATGAAACTTTACTGGTTACAACTTTCTCGGTAGGCGTGTTTGCTTTTGTACATGGAACACCTTTTTTGTTTGTTATAATGCTGTAGTTTTGAGTAATAAGTGTAGTTTTTATCTTGTCTACACCTTTAGTCCTTTTATAGTTTATTGTTGCGTAAACTTTGAGCTTTGCCGGTTTACGTATTTTTACTATTTTAACGGCATATCCGTGTTTAGAGTTCGCTAATTTATTTCGTACAGCTTTTAGACCTTCAACATCTCCGTATATTTCATCAGAAGGTTTAATATACCCGTTAAAGTATAACTTAGAACTGAAATCGTTAACTATTGTATTGGTAAAAACATTAGAAATGTTTTTAGATGTTTTTTTACCAACTCCAGATATTTTAATTTGGGGTTTATCAATATTTATTCTTTCAATGCTGGCTACATCTGAGAACGCAATCGGGGGCATTATGTACTCAGCGTAGACCATTTTTTTGGTAGTTTTACATCCAGAAGCAGTTAAAATAATTAAAGCCAAACAAACGCTTAAGCCTATTGTATAGATTTTTCTTAACATATTAATTACCTTTTAAATCTAGAGCATAATGCCTAAACGTTTTGCAGTTTCTTCCAATCTTGCCATTGAATCCGCGGTTGCATCAATCAAAGTCTTATCTTCCGCAAGCAACAATATTCTTGCATAGCCATCATGAATAACCTCGGCGCTTTGCTCGGATATCCCTCTAGCTTCTTTTGTCATATAGAGCAGGTAAAAATTCGCCAGATCCTCAGACATAACTCGTTTAGGAGTTTGATTCTGCTCAGCTTCTTTTTCCCATTGTTCATAGCGGGCAGGAGTAAGATCAGACAGAGGAACTGGTGTAACTAGTGATTCTAATTTTTTGTGGGCTTTTTTTATTTGGTTGGAAAGAATAAGTCCTTTTGCTTCTGCGTCTCCGCCACTTGGAAATATTACTGGAATATTACGCCGTTCTTTAGATAACAGTCCGTCAATATTTTTTATAATCTCAGCCATTAGTTTGCTGCGCGTTCCCTTGGTGTCGCAAGAAACTTTAGCTTCATTTTTATTTTGCTCTCTAACCCATTTCGTATCTTTCGCGACTACATTGAAATAAGCCAATGGCTCAAGATTGTTGATTTGATAAATACTTACGCCCCCGACAAGTGCGGCGGTATATGAGGCCCCATAGTCTTTAACCATAATATCATGTCCGCTTCCATCTTTGTTTTCTATGGCTTTTTTATAGTAGCGGACATTGTATGAAGTCTGTTTTGAATTGTCACATCGGTCAGCCCAAAAAGTATCTAAATTGAGAACATATCGGGGATTCGGTCCGTTTCCAACTTTAAAATAACCGGCATGGTTTAGTTTTGCCGCGAGTTCTCGTGCAAAACCGGGAGTCTCTTTTTTTGTGGTTGTTGTCGGGATAATTCTTAGCAGGGAATCTTTTTTTATGATTGAAAGTTTGGAAGGTACTTCAAAATTGACTTCCGCATTAGGGGCAGGCCTTTTTACCGCGCACCCTGCAAGCAACAAAAAAGACAGACTTGTCGTTATGATTAAAAACCTATTTAACTTCATCAATTCCTCCAAATATGAGCGTATGAAAAATGCAAACTTTTTTTGTAACTTATATCAATATTGTTGCTGATTAGAAGATATTTACCAGCTGTTCTGCTGTTGAACTCGATTCATCTTCATCCTTTTGTTTCGGACGGCATGAACTTGTAATCCGGATATGTATATGGAACTTTTTAGGTTAAGCTTCTTAAACATCCGAACCATATTTCTTTTTAGCTTTGCGGAATCCACGCTAGATCTGTAAAAGAGTTCACTATGCCTTTCAGAATTTTTGGAATTAGATTTAATCCGGTGTGAATCATACCCTGAAAAGGTTTGGATGGTGTCTTCAATATCCATGATTTCATAGTTATTGAATCCGTCAAAAATCATAACCCATTCCTGTAGGCGTCCGCCTTCAGCGTCAACATATCCAGCAATGCGCTCAGCTAAAACGTCCCCAACTTCCTGACCCAATATTGCTGAAATGTCCGAGAGAGCTTCCAACTCATCATTTCGTGAATAAGGCTTTTCTATCGGCTTTGATATTTGAGACTTTATGTCGAAATTCCCCAGTTTGGAGCCATCATAAACCGAGACCAAGCGTCCTTCCACACGAGGCCTGATTCGCACTGTATTTTTATCATTTTTCTTGTTGGGATAAATGGAAAAAATGACGACAATATCAATGCCTAAATCTTTTGCAGTTTCGATTAATTCAGCATCATTTCTGTTTGTTTTCTCCCGGAGATGAGACGTGGAAGATAAAGCAACTTCGTCTTTTACGTCGAACCCTTGATTAAGCAGAGAATTTGAAATTGAATTAAGAACTTGCGTAAAAGGTCGTGAATCACGAGAGAGGGTTCCTTGGTTGAAACCTTCTCCGGCAATCATTATTCTGGGCAAATCAGCTGCAAAAGCAGGATTGATTGATATACAATATAGTAGGACAAAAAAGAGTACTGAAAATAAGTTGCGGATCACTCTAACACCTCCATTATGGTCAAGACATGATTTGATATCTAAAAAGTAGAAGTTTAACAAGCCTGTATATATAAATAAGTGGCTTAAAAATAATGACGGTGGTTTTGTTTGTGAGTTTTGAACGGGTTAATGATGTGGTTTGAATTAAAGAAAAGAGCCAGCCTTTAACATGAGCCTTACCGGGATTCTTTCAAGCGTGACCGGTTGCACCGTGAACTGGAACTAAAGAGTTTATTTTTGAGTTACTGGATAGTTCACAAAGTTGGCAGGATTTTCATCCTAAGAAGGATTATCAGTAAAATTTTAACCTTAAAAAAGTTCTTTTTTTTAAGGTTACGACATATTATGTTCTCGTAATTTGGAAAAATTTAAACTCAAAAATATAGACTCTTAGAGGTCGCATGAAAATAGCCATTCCAAGTACTACACCTGATATGAACGGTAAGGTGGAACAAAAGCTGGGTACAGCCGCCTATCTACTGGTTATTGAAACCGAGGATATGTCTTTTGAGGTCATGGCTGGTCCCTCGCGCTCGGCTGGGCCCGGAGCAGGAGTACAGATCATTTCGCAAGTTGTGGGCATGGGGGCTCGAATTATTCTCGTAGGTCAGGTCGCACCACATATTGTTAAGACTTTGGGAAAACAAGGGATTAATGTTATTAATCATGTTTCCGGACCTGTGAGTGAGGCTTTGTCGGCCTATTTGCACTCGGAACAATCCCTTTCGGTTTCGGAGTGCAACGAAGTAAAAGTTGAACAAGCAACAATAAGAGATGAATGGATTGATGCCTTACTTAAGGGGTTGCGTCAGTTTTATACCCTTTTGCCGCGGCTGGTAGGTGTTATTCTGCTGCTGAGCCTGTTTCGGGGATTTGTGCCGGAACAAACGCTGTTGTCGTTATTTTCCGGTTCGGCCCTGTATGATTCATTCTGGGGAGCGAGTCTTGGGAGTTTTATGGCTGGAAATCCTGTAAACAGTTATGTCATCGGTCATGGTCTGTTGGAAGCCGGAGTGGGGTTGACTGGAGTTATGGCCTTAATGCTGGCTTGGGTCAGCGTGGGGGTAATTCAAATTCCTGCTGAGTCTGCTGCTCTGGGTTTACGTTTTGCATTGGTGCGCAATGCGGCTGGATTCGTAGTGGTCATCTTTGTCTCTTTGGTTGTATTCTTGTTGGGAGGCGGCATATGAGCAAATACAGTGACTCTTCAATTCTTTTCCGTTTTGGTTCTTTTCTAAAACCATGGTTGTTTCCTTTGGCGATAGTGGCTTTATATGGGCTTGGATTATTGTTTGCGCCAGCGGCCGCTGAACGTGCCCTGAACATCAGCGGTTTAATGTTCCATCAGATAGCTTTGCCTCTTTGTCTGGCTCTTATTATTATGGTGCTGTTTAATCGGTTTTTGTCTTCAGCAACTGTAACTTCTTTTCTTGGTAAAAAATCCGGGTTGAAAAGCGTATGTTTTTCTTCATTGGCAGGAATTATCTCTATGGGGCCGATTTATGCTTGGTACCCATTATTTAAGTCTCTGAAAGAAAAAGGAGCTTCGGATTTTCATGTAGCTAATTTTATAGCCTGCCGTTCAGTCAAACCTGTACTTTTCCCGGTATTAGTGGCTTCATTCGGTTGGTCTTTTTCCGCGCTATTCGTTTTGTTGAGTCTTCTTTGCGCGTTGATTGTCGCATGTATAGTCAGCTTGGCGTGTTCTGGATCTTTGGGATTTTGGGGTGGTGATGTTTCTGATTGAATTTTGTGTTATTGTTGCTAAATTTTTGGCACAGATTTTCGTGAATATCATGATTGATTTATGCGTCGTGTTCCGGTGTCTAAATTTATTCATAATTATTTAGCAATTGTGAAGATAATAAAGGAGATAGGATTAGTGTGCGGAGCTTTAACTTGAAAAGTAAATTGTCGGTTGTAATCTTTTTGTTTGTTGTCACAATGTTGAACCCAATCCAGACAAGAGTTGCAGATGCAGATGCAGTTGCACCCAAAAAACTTTCCATCGCAGTAATACCGGAACGGGGTGATCTTGATTTTTGGAAACTATTGAAAAAAGGAGCTGAGAGCACAGCGAATGAGGATAGTGGGATCGAACTTCTTTGGATTGCTCCAGCGGGATTTGGAAATTTTAAGGAACAGAAACGTAAGGTCGATTGGTGTATTAATAATAATGTCGACGCAATTGTGATTTCTCCAATTCGTAAGCTTAAGATGCAAAAATCATTGGATAAAGTTTTGCATTCGGGGATACCGATAATTCAGATGGTTTCAGAGACATTTAATGGCGCAAAAATTGGCTGTATTCACTCTGATAATTTTAAAGGAGGTATGCTGGCGGCTGAATATCTGGACAAAAAGCTGAAAGGTTCCGGAAAGGTGGGGCTGGGGCTGTTCAAAAGAGGAAACAACCCGGTGAGCATGCGAGTTAAGGGATTCAAAACGCAATTGCATAATTCGGGGTCTAAGATCAAAGTAGGCAAGTCGATGTATATTGGCGGAGATTCGGAACTAGCTTTGGCAAAGATTAGGGCCACCATGTGGAGCGAGGGAATGGATTCGAAAAAGAATCCAAAGCTGGATGCCGTTGTTGGTCTGAATGAAAGTAGCAGCGAAGTTATTTTGGAATTTTTTGAAAAAATGGGGAAACGTAAGGATTTGGCATTTGTAGTATTTAATCCGGATCCAGAGATGATCCAGAAGATAGAAGAAGGTTCTATTCTTGCGGGAATAGCTCAAGATCCTTATAAGATAGGTAGAATTGCCGTGGCTCAGGCAGCAATGGCAGCCAGAGGGAAGAAAATTCCTTTAGAGACCGTGACAGAAGTCTATCTGGTGACCAAGGAAAATTTATCACAGCCGAAGATCCAAAAAATACTCGGTTTAAAAGAGCGCAACTTATAGAATAGTTTGGAATTTAAAAAAACTATTTTTGAATAATTTTTCAATCAAATTTAAGGAGATTTAAAATGGATTTAGTCAGAGATATAGATGTACCTTGTATGGCTGAGGGGATCGGTTCAG
The sequence above is drawn from the Maridesulfovibrio ferrireducens genome and encodes:
- a CDS encoding aminotransferase class V-fold PLP-dependent enzyme, encoding MSNLTRRNFLKSSLGASGALLLSSTAFAGEKEKKEKHKKLEKDPVYALEEIDDLINKLEKKGRKFRADQLDADNEAQWDRLVEYYFDRDDYSCLSVNSANLCPSMKPVSKMVDLVQDMLKKDISFPMRGELADASLSRGLDSIKNWLGLGKQEYEADYLMALVANSTQGNNFINNGLMSSKFFNPEKDNVVVWDVNHPTNYQAWEYRKATQGWSDDSIRILRTKMFSNSVTSQELENGVLPSDPKSEDDIIKALKQTVDKNTKIVTLSWQSNECGMLLPMERIVHELRAINKDMHIHADSAQTFGVLDLKLGDLDVDSITGSFHKWPCGPKMVGLLYMNNKSNAAERFIPSEWGYDEHIKTPEDYGFMAKDGVIDPNAKRFSYLGQQNDATLVATWMTALFHTGKLHPNVTPAKIEKRIHYLGTKTKEALFKNLPRIYPDFNEKEAYKWISTPTTDDNLRSSVFLFKCPQGVQAGNVIKNVYEKHQLAIANLKVLGHDLIRISPTFCNTANDVTQVVEGTIDVIYNMQKGKLANNTIYRSYA
- a CDS encoding tetratricopeptide repeat protein — translated: MLRKIYTIGLSVCLALIILTASGCKTTKKMVYAEYIMPPIAFSDVASIERINIDKPQIKISGVGKKTSKNISNVFTNTIVNDFSSKLYFNGYIKPSDEIYGDVEGLKAVRNKLANSKHGYAVKIVKIRKPAKLKVYATINYKRTKGVDKIKTTLITQNYSIITNKKGVPCTKANTPTEKVVTSKVSYIEVKAKGSLVCTLYDCSGKKLYSRKFDDLEFENKAGGDAGSNSEAPYLEVAQNLFNDAISKIVMDISPHRESRSLLVNEKGDSSVVALVKGTAFYDAFNKLGPIVEAEEKTMDKLSAEINSKYDQLIASAEDPEKKVSLEQERINDLIDTTKDYSPDYENMGIILEIIGDRNEALAYYEMAAKADPENISASESFLRVKKLVTASSCLKDPTKINNYQQKKYEDQ
- a CDS encoding NifB/NifX family molybdenum-iron cluster-binding protein, which produces MNGKVEQKLGTAAYLLVIETEDMSFEVMAGPSRSAGPGAGVQIISQVVGMGARIILVGQVAPHIVKTLGKQGINVINHVSGPVSEALSAYLHSEQSLSVSECNEVKVEQATIRDEWIDALLKGLRQFYTLLPRLVGVILLLSLFRGFVPEQTLLSLFSGSALYDSFWGASLGSFMAGNPVNSYVIGHGLLEAGVGLTGVMALMLAWVSVGVIQIPAESAALGLRFALVRNAAGFVVVIFVSLVVFLLGGGI
- a CDS encoding substrate-binding domain-containing protein; the encoded protein is MKSKLSVVIFLFVVTMLNPIQTRVADADAVAPKKLSIAVIPERGDLDFWKLLKKGAESTANEDSGIELLWIAPAGFGNFKEQKRKVDWCINNNVDAIVISPIRKLKMQKSLDKVLHSGIPIIQMVSETFNGAKIGCIHSDNFKGGMLAAEYLDKKLKGSGKVGLGLFKRGNNPVSMRVKGFKTQLHNSGSKIKVGKSMYIGGDSELALAKIRATMWSEGMDSKKNPKLDAVVGLNESSSEVILEFFEKMGKRKDLAFVVFNPDPEMIQKIEEGSILAGIAQDPYKIGRIAVAQAAMAARGKKIPLETVTEVYLVTKENLSQPKIQKILGLKERNL